The genomic region GGATGGTGTGATATCGGAAAGAAAACTGTCGAGCTGACCGGCACGTGCTTCGCCGATAACGGCGAGGGCAAGAAAAAGTGCAGCTACAACCAGTGCCTTTCGGCACATGTCAAGCATCACGACGTTTCCCCCGAGGCGGGTGTACACTGTCCGGGATCCCAATGCGAGTTGCGATGTTTCCCGGATCAGGGAGATAGCCATGCACAATCCGCCACCGCTGCCGCCCCCGCTCGCCACGGCCGAGGACCTGCTTGCCCTGGCCCAGGCGCTCGAACAGGAGGCGGCGTCGCGCTACCAGGACCTCGCGGCGCGGATGCAGGGGCGCGGCGAGGCAGACCTCGCGCGCCTGTTCACGCAGCTTGCCGAAGTGGAGGGCAAGCACGCCCGGCAGGTGGAAAGCCGCAGCCTGCGCCTGTTCGGAACCCCGCCCGATCCGGCGCGCGTGCGCTGGGACCTGCCGGAGAATTTCGACGAGGAAGCCGCGCGCTCGGCCAGCCTGACGCCCTATGCCGCACTTGTCATCGCGGTGCGCAACGAGGAACGGGCCTTCGCTTTTTACTGCCACGTCGCCGCGGCGGCGCCGCCGGCGGTGGCGGCCATCGCCGAGGATCTGGCGCGGGAGGAACTGGATCATGCCGCGTGGCTCCGCCGGGCCCGGCGGGAAGCGTGGCGCCGCGAGGGGCGGCGGCCGCGGCCGGTTTTGCCGGAAGATGTGGCGGCATTGCGGAACAGCGTGATGGTGGGCCGGGCGGCGATGGCACGGCTGCACGCGGCGCTGGCGCTATCCCTGCAGGCGGCGGGCGAAGCGGCGCTGGCCGTGATCTTCCGGCAGATCGCGGAGGAAGAAGCATCCGGCATCGTGGCGGAGGAGTCCTGTCCGGGCGTGCAGGATGGACTGCGCGTCCTGGAGGAGGAATTCGAGCGGCTGGCTGATATCGCCGCACGCAGCAGCGATTCCGCCATGGTCGCACTGGCCCAGGAAGAAGCGGAACGGACGCTGCGCTGGCTGGCCCGCGCCGGCGGGGCCTGGCGCAAC from Rhodovastum atsumiense harbors:
- a CDS encoding ferritin-like domain-containing protein — its product is MHNPPPLPPPLATAEDLLALAQALEQEAASRYQDLAARMQGRGEADLARLFTQLAEVEGKHARQVESRSLRLFGTPPDPARVRWDLPENFDEEAARSASLTPYAALVIAVRNEERAFAFYCHVAAAAPPAVAAIAEDLAREELDHAAWLRRARREAWRREGRRPRPVLPEDVAALRNSVMVGRAAMARLHAALALSLQAAGEAALAVIFRQIAEEEASGIVAEESCPGVQDGLRVLEEEFERLADIAARSSDSAMVALAQEEAERTLRWLARAGGAWRNELLQPVAPA